A window of Lagopus muta isolate bLagMut1 chromosome 16, bLagMut1 primary, whole genome shotgun sequence contains these coding sequences:
- the LOC125701173 gene encoding WAP four-disulfide core domain protein 2-like: MARRGSLAQPVPYEPPGRQSPPAPPGEELKAQPGGPAHAQLPCTMPKASSALLLAGLLVLWAELLPASVLNVTIKAGVCPEPAAEEANCTMGCQSDGDCESTLKCCPAACGKACQEPNEKPGTCPSVKPGIPMLGLCINQCKMDSNCSGSLKCCRNGCGKVSCVTPLY; encoded by the exons ATGGCACGAAGGGGGAGCCTGgcccagccagttccttatgAGCCACCCGGAAGGCAGTCCCCTCCCGCCCCACCTGGAGAGGAGCTTAAAGCCCAGCCGGGTGGCCCCGCACACGCACAGCTCCCCTGCACCATGCCCAAGGCCAGCAGCGCGCTCCTCCTCGCGGGGCTCCTGGTTctctgggcagagctgctgccagcatccGTCCTGAATGTCACGA TAAAAGCCGGCGTGTGCCCGGAGCCAGCAGCAGAAGAAGCGAACTGCACGATGGGGTGCCAGTCCGATGGCGACTGCGAGAGCACCCTCAAGTGCTGCCCGGCGGCCTGTGGCAAGGCCTGCCAGGAGCCCAACG AGAAACCTGGCACCTGCCCGTCCGTGAAGCCAGGGATCCCCATGCTGGGGCTCTGCATTAACCAGTGCAAGATGGACTCCAACTGCTCTGGGAGCCTGAAGTGCTGCAGGAATGGCTGCGGGAAGGTCTCCTGTGTGACTCCACTGTACTGA